From Phycisphaerae bacterium, the proteins below share one genomic window:
- a CDS encoding BNR-4 repeat-containing protein has product MLRSDFLGAVMVILLPAAMAMAAAAPDRDARAEHRPRAQGYHGIWYANQKTDDEYKYKYSGGLGTYPSNHLPMAYYAEKAQKTFFVYGGMAADGALSDQRSLLIMVSYFDHRTGMVPRPTLLMDKKTDDAHDNPTIQLDDKGHVWVFVAAHGTARPAYIFKSAEPYEIDSFQQIWETSFSYPEPWYIEGKGFLFLHTRYQEGRRLFCMTSADGVVWSEPKMLARVAQGHYQVSWRHKDKIGTAFNYHPVNGGLNARTNLYYMETRDFGQTWQTIGGEKLELPLTEVRNPALIQDFESVGQLVYLVDLNFDSRGFPIILFVTSRGWQPGPKHGPRKWTTARWVGKGWETNGLPLAGNNYDCGCLHVEEGNHWRLIGPMLAGRGKPAGPQPYNPGGELMMWTSDNTGRLWHSRYLTYKSPYNHNYVRRPVNAHPGFYAFWADGNPRQPSESRLYFADKEGQVFRLPPVMLEDFAKPELVPLETDTHPAPASAKAPAPTPAEK; this is encoded by the coding sequence ATGCTTCGTTCTGACTTCCTTGGTGCCGTGATGGTGATTCTGCTGCCCGCGGCCATGGCCATGGCGGCTGCTGCACCCGACCGCGATGCCCGGGCGGAACACCGTCCCCGGGCGCAAGGGTACCACGGCATCTGGTACGCGAACCAGAAGACCGATGATGAATACAAGTATAAGTACAGCGGCGGCTTAGGAACCTACCCTTCGAACCATCTGCCCATGGCCTATTACGCCGAGAAGGCCCAGAAGACTTTTTTTGTGTATGGCGGCATGGCGGCGGATGGTGCTCTGTCGGACCAGCGCAGCCTGCTGATCATGGTTTCGTATTTCGATCACAGGACCGGCATGGTTCCCCGGCCGACGCTGTTGATGGACAAGAAGACGGATGACGCCCACGACAACCCGACGATTCAGCTTGACGACAAGGGTCACGTGTGGGTCTTCGTGGCCGCTCACGGCACCGCGCGGCCGGCCTATATCTTCAAGAGTGCCGAGCCGTACGAGATCGACTCGTTCCAGCAGATCTGGGAGACCAGCTTCTCGTATCCCGAGCCGTGGTACATTGAAGGCAAGGGTTTTCTGTTCCTCCACACCCGCTACCAGGAGGGCCGCAGGCTCTTTTGCATGACCAGCGCGGACGGTGTGGTCTGGTCTGAGCCGAAGATGCTGGCCCGCGTCGCCCAGGGTCATTACCAGGTGAGCTGGCGGCACAAGGACAAGATCGGCACGGCCTTCAATTATCATCCGGTCAACGGTGGGCTGAATGCCCGCACGAACCTGTACTACATGGAGACCAGGGATTTCGGTCAGACTTGGCAGACGATCGGTGGTGAGAAGCTGGAGTTGCCGCTCACGGAGGTGAGGAACCCCGCCCTGATTCAGGATTTCGAGTCGGTCGGCCAGCTCGTCTACCTGGTGGACCTGAATTTCGATTCGCGTGGTTTCCCGATCATTCTGTTCGTGACCAGTCGCGGCTGGCAGCCGGGCCCGAAGCACGGCCCGCGCAAATGGACCACGGCCCGATGGGTTGGCAAGGGGTGGGAGACCAACGGGCTGCCGCTGGCGGGCAACAACTACGACTGTGGATGCCTGCATGTTGAAGAGGGCAATCACTGGCGGCTGATCGGGCCGATGCTGGCCGGGCGGGGCAAGCCTGCGGGGCCCCAGCCGTACAACCCGGGCGGCGAGTTGATGATGTGGACCAGTGACAACACGGGCCGACTCTGGCACTCGCGGTACCTGACCTACAAGAGCCCGTACAACCACAACTACGTCCGCCGCCCGGTGAATGCTCATCCGGGCTTCTACGCCTTCTGGGCGGACGGCAATCCCCGGCAGCCGTCCGAATCGCGGCTCTACTTTGCCGACAAGGAGGGCCAGGTGTTCCGGCTGCCGCCGGTTATGCTCGAGGACTTCGCCAAGCCGGAGTTGGTGCCCCTCGAAACGGATACCCATCCGGCCCCGGCTTCGGCAAAGGCTCCTGCCCCGACGCCCGCCGAGAAGTAG
- a CDS encoding alpha-L-fucosidase, with the protein MHRPLSSSRQIVVLGTVLLSAAVPTIAADATVSETQSERDARMAWWREARFGLFIHWGLYAIPAGEWKGKFVPPGGGEWIMNTANIPIPEYEQLAKQFNPVKYDPAAWVRLAKAAGMKYIVITSKHHDGFCLFDSKATDYNVARATPYGKDLLRPLADECRKQGLKFCTYYSIMDWHHPAQYRHNDKAYNPTNVHPERKAEYISFMETQFKELLDGPNPEVLWFDGEWLPWWKEQDAVDLYNKLRKLKPSVIINNRIGTGRQGMQGMDKKDRKYAGDFGTPEQEIPETGLPGVDWESCMTMNDTWGFRTDDKNWKSVEKLVRNVIDTASKGGNYLLNVGPTPEGEIPQASVERLEGVGRWMTVNGESIYGTTASPFKRLTWGRCTRKPGKLYLHVFDWPKKELIVPGLKDTIENAYFLADPEKKPLTVSRKGDDVAILLPEKAPDPVASVVVVQVGPAASASVR; encoded by the coding sequence ATGCACCGCCCACTGTCGTCGTCCAGACAAATCGTCGTTCTGGGTACCGTCCTCCTCTCGGCCGCAGTGCCGACCATCGCCGCCGACGCGACGGTCTCCGAAACCCAGTCGGAACGTGATGCCCGCATGGCTTGGTGGCGCGAGGCCCGCTTCGGGTTGTTCATCCATTGGGGACTCTATGCGATTCCGGCGGGCGAGTGGAAAGGGAAATTCGTGCCGCCAGGCGGCGGAGAGTGGATCATGAACACCGCCAATATCCCCATCCCAGAATATGAGCAGTTGGCCAAGCAGTTCAACCCCGTCAAGTACGATCCCGCCGCGTGGGTCCGTCTGGCCAAGGCCGCAGGGATGAAGTACATCGTCATTACCTCGAAACACCACGACGGCTTCTGCCTGTTCGACAGCAAGGCCACGGACTACAACGTGGCCAGGGCCACGCCCTACGGAAAGGACCTCCTCAGGCCGCTGGCCGACGAGTGCCGCAAGCAGGGCCTCAAGTTCTGTACCTACTACTCCATCATGGACTGGCACCATCCGGCTCAGTACCGGCATAACGATAAGGCCTATAACCCCACCAACGTGCACCCGGAACGGAAGGCCGAGTACATCAGCTTCATGGAAACGCAGTTCAAGGAACTTCTCGATGGCCCAAATCCCGAAGTGCTCTGGTTCGACGGCGAATGGCTGCCCTGGTGGAAAGAGCAAGACGCCGTCGACCTGTATAACAAGCTGCGCAAACTCAAACCGTCGGTGATCATCAACAACCGCATCGGCACCGGCCGCCAAGGCATGCAGGGCATGGACAAGAAGGATCGAAAGTACGCCGGCGACTTCGGCACCCCGGAGCAAGAAATCCCCGAGACCGGACTGCCGGGCGTCGACTGGGAATCGTGCATGACCATGAACGACACCTGGGGCTTCCGCACCGACGACAAGAACTGGAAATCGGTCGAGAAACTGGTGCGAAACGTCATCGACACGGCCTCCAAAGGCGGCAACTACCTGCTCAACGTCGGACCTACGCCGGAGGGGGAGATACCCCAGGCCTCCGTTGAGCGACTCGAGGGCGTCGGCAGGTGGATGACCGTCAACGGCGAGTCCATCTATGGCACCACTGCCAGCCCGTTCAAGAGACTCACCTGGGGACGCTGCACCCGGAAGCCCGGCAAGCTCTACTTGCACGTGTTCGATTGGCCGAAGAAGGAACTCATCGTTCCTGGCCTGAAGGACACGATCGAGAACGCGTACTTCCTGGCTGACCCGGAAAAGAAACCGCTCACCGTGTCCCGCAAGGGTGACGATGTCGCCATCCTGCTTCCCGAGAAGGCTCCCGACCCCGTCGCTTCCGTGGTGGTGGTCCAGGTCGGGCCGGCCGCGTCGGCATCGGTCCGGTAA